One genomic segment of Chitinibacter sp. FCG-7 includes these proteins:
- a CDS encoding PaaI family thioesterase, translating to MNSLWLPVANPDFFAQVGPWFMALPHCKTLGLELVAAEKGKVTIKLPFKPELIGNPETRVLHGGVVTSLIDTSSGVALYTLLHVPEAAATLDLRIDYLRPAKPDLPLYCTAECYRLTDSIAFTRATAYQEDPAKPVAHSVATFARTSPTDKSEA from the coding sequence ATGAATAGCTTATGGTTACCCGTGGCAAATCCCGATTTTTTTGCCCAAGTCGGGCCGTGGTTTATGGCTTTACCGCACTGCAAAACGCTGGGGCTGGAATTGGTCGCAGCGGAAAAGGGCAAAGTCACGATCAAACTGCCCTTCAAACCCGAACTCATCGGCAACCCTGAAACCCGTGTATTGCACGGCGGCGTGGTGACTTCATTAATCGATACTTCATCGGGCGTGGCGCTGTATACCTTGCTACACGTACCTGAAGCCGCCGCCACACTCGATTTGCGCATCGATTATTTGCGTCCCGCCAAGCCCGATTTGCCACTGTATTGCACGGCTGAATGCTATCGTTTGACCGATTCAATTGCCTTTACGCGCGCCACTGCATACCAAGAAGATCCAGCCAAGCCTGTGGCGCATTCCGTTGCAACATTTGCCCGTACGTCTCCAACCGACAAAAGTGAAGCCTAA
- the gyrA gene encoding DNA gyrase subunit A has protein sequence MSEQFSFAKETIPVSLEEEMRHSYLDYAMSVIVGRALPDVRDGLKPVHRRILFAMHESSNVWNRPYVKCARVIGDVLGKYHPHGDSAAYEALVRMAQDFSLRYTLIDGQGNFGSIDGDRAAAYRYTECRLEKVSSELLADIDKETVDFTPNYDEKELEPTVLPTRIPNLLINGSSGIAVGMATNIPPHNITEVIDASLALLANPELSIDELIDIIPAPDFPTAGIIYGVHGVREGYRTGRGRVVMRSRTHIEDCGKNGDRQAIIVDELPYQVNKARLLERIAELVREKTLEGISDLRDESDKSGMRVVIELKRGEMTDVVLNNLFKHTQLQDSFGINMVALVDGQPRLLNLKQVLECFLKHRREVVTRRTVFELRKARERGHVLEGLAVALSNVDEMIALIKAAATPPEAKIALMSREWRSELVEDMLSRTDINASRPDGLGEEFGLTGTGYRLSDVQAQEILQMRLQRLTGLEQDKIVGEYKEVMDKILDLLDILARAERVTEIIHNELSEVKANYGDVRRSEIVAHGEDICLEDLITPQDMVVTLTHGGYMKTTPVEEYRAQKRGGRGKQAAATKDDDFIDSLFIANTHDYILCFSSRGRVYWLKVYELPQGGRTSRGKPIINLLPLEEGEKINAILPIKDFSEDKYVFMATADGTVKKTPLTDFSRPMKRGIIAINLEEGNYLVGVALTRGAGGAVLDDEAADEDIMIDDESAEEAGDAVGIDDDQVMLFSDAGKSVRFRQSKVRPMGRNSKGVRGMKLGEDQKVISLLVANSDTQMVLTASNGGYGKRTPVGDFRLSGRGTQGVIAMDLTDKTGLKLVAASLVEDTDDVMLITTGGVLIRTKVSQIRETGRSAQGVRLINLDDGEQLSGLEKVCEPDDEEEGIDVEASTSDAAATDTPAADTPAADGAE, from the coding sequence ATGTCCGAACAATTTAGCTTTGCCAAAGAAACCATTCCTGTAAGCCTTGAAGAGGAAATGCGCCACTCCTACCTCGATTACGCCATGAGCGTGATTGTGGGTCGTGCGCTTCCCGATGTCCGTGACGGCCTGAAACCTGTGCATCGTCGTATTCTCTTTGCGATGCACGAGAGCAGCAATGTCTGGAATCGCCCCTATGTGAAGTGCGCGCGCGTGATTGGTGATGTGCTGGGTAAATACCACCCGCATGGTGACTCGGCGGCTTATGAAGCTTTGGTGCGGATGGCGCAAGATTTTTCGCTGCGTTACACGTTGATTGACGGTCAAGGTAACTTCGGTTCGATTGACGGGGACCGCGCTGCGGCTTATCGGTATACCGAGTGTCGTCTGGAAAAAGTATCGAGCGAGCTGTTGGCTGATATCGACAAGGAAACCGTCGATTTCACGCCGAACTACGACGAGAAAGAACTTGAGCCAACGGTTCTACCAACCCGAATTCCAAATCTTTTAATTAACGGCTCTTCTGGTATTGCGGTGGGGATGGCGACCAATATTCCGCCGCACAATATCACCGAGGTGATTGACGCGAGCTTAGCGCTGTTGGCCAATCCTGAGCTGAGTATTGATGAACTGATCGACATCATCCCTGCGCCTGATTTTCCTACTGCCGGTATTATTTACGGTGTGCACGGCGTACGCGAAGGCTACCGCACCGGTCGCGGCCGCGTGGTGATGCGCTCGCGCACCCACATTGAAGACTGCGGTAAAAATGGTGATCGCCAGGCGATTATTGTTGATGAGCTGCCATATCAAGTGAATAAAGCGCGCCTGCTTGAGCGTATTGCCGAGCTGGTACGTGAGAAAACGCTGGAAGGCATTTCTGATCTGCGCGATGAATCGGATAAATCCGGCATGCGCGTGGTGATTGAGCTTAAACGCGGTGAAATGACCGACGTGGTGCTTAACAACCTGTTTAAACATACGCAATTACAGGATAGCTTTGGTATCAATATGGTGGCCTTGGTCGATGGCCAGCCACGCCTGTTGAATCTGAAACAAGTTCTTGAATGTTTCCTGAAGCACCGTCGCGAAGTGGTAACGCGCCGTACTGTGTTTGAATTGCGCAAAGCGCGCGAGCGCGGCCATGTACTGGAAGGCTTGGCAGTAGCCTTGTCGAACGTCGATGAGATGATCGCGCTGATTAAAGCGGCCGCTACGCCGCCCGAAGCCAAAATTGCACTGATGAGCCGCGAGTGGCGCTCTGAGCTGGTCGAAGACATGCTGTCGCGCACCGATATTAATGCGTCGCGCCCGGATGGCCTTGGTGAAGAGTTTGGTCTGACGGGAACTGGCTATCGCTTGTCCGATGTGCAAGCGCAAGAAATCTTGCAAATGCGCCTGCAGCGCCTCACAGGTCTGGAGCAAGACAAGATCGTCGGCGAATACAAAGAAGTCATGGATAAAATCCTCGACTTGCTCGATATCCTGGCGCGTGCCGAGCGTGTGACCGAAATTATTCACAATGAATTGAGCGAAGTAAAAGCCAACTACGGCGATGTGCGCCGCTCTGAAATCGTCGCGCATGGCGAAGATATTTGTCTGGAAGATCTGATTACACCGCAAGATATGGTCGTGACGCTGACGCATGGCGGCTATATGAAAACTACGCCAGTGGAAGAATATCGCGCGCAAAAACGCGGCGGTCGCGGTAAACAAGCTGCGGCGACCAAAGACGATGACTTTATCGACAGTCTGTTTATTGCTAATACCCACGATTACATCCTGTGCTTTAGCTCGCGTGGTCGAGTTTACTGGCTGAAAGTCTACGAATTGCCACAAGGTGGTCGTACCAGCCGCGGTAAGCCGATTATTAATCTGCTGCCGCTGGAAGAGGGCGAAAAGATCAACGCCATCTTGCCGATTAAAGACTTTAGCGAAGACAAATACGTCTTTATGGCCACTGCCGATGGTACGGTGAAGAAAACGCCGCTGACTGATTTCTCTCGCCCGATGAAGCGCGGCATTATCGCGATCAATCTGGAGGAAGGTAATTATCTGGTTGGCGTTGCGCTGACGCGTGGTGCGGGCGGTGCGGTGCTCGATGATGAGGCCGCCGACGAAGACATCATGATCGATGACGAGAGCGCAGAAGAGGCTGGCGATGCAGTTGGCATCGACGACGATCAAGTGATGTTGTTCTCTGATGCGGGTAAATCGGTGCGCTTTAGGCAGAGTAAAGTGCGCCCAATGGGTCGTAACTCGAAAGGTGTGCGTGGCATGAAACTGGGCGAAGATCAGAAAGTGATCTCGCTGCTGGTGGCCAATTCTGATACCCAAATGGTCTTGACTGCCAGCAATGGTGGTTACGGCAAACGTACACCAGTGGGTGATTTCCGCCTCTCAGGTCGCGGCACGCAAGGTGTGATCGCGATGGATCTGACTGATAAAACCGGTCTGAAACTGGTTGCGGCGAGCTTGGTTGAAGACACCGACGACGTGATGTTGATTACTACTGGCGGCGTGCTGATCCGCACCAAAGTCTCGCAAATCCGCGAAACCGGCCGCTCGGCGCAAGGCGTGCGCTTGATTAATCTGGACGACGGCGAGCAATTGTCGGGTCTGGAAAAAGTCTGCGAGCCTGATGACGAAGAAGAGGGTATCGACGTAGAGGCCTCAACCAGCGATGCTGCTGCCACAGATACCCCAGCTGCAGATACCCCAGCTGCTGATGGCGCTGAATAA
- a CDS encoding DUF3460 family protein — translation MVDRNYVSDYTKFMEKFLQENPEVAKGQVEGRGLLWDKEPINLDERARNEQSALKK, via the coding sequence ATGGTAGATCGTAATTACGTATCGGATTACACCAAATTCATGGAAAAATTCTTGCAGGAAAACCCTGAAGTGGCCAAAGGCCAGGTTGAAGGCCGCGGTTTGCTGTGGGATAAAGAGCCGATCAATCTGGACGAGCGAGCTCGTAACGAGCAGTCTGCTTTGAAAAAATAA
- a CDS encoding GNAT family N-acetyltransferase produces the protein MWSLASVCEADFEELLAIRIAAMRESLERIGRYDPERARQRLRANFAPTASQKIVVANQVVGFYALREEERAYALDHLYLLPQWQGQGIGSAVLTYIQQQCSSSSKSIRLGALRGSDSNRFYLRHGFIAVAESEWDIDYVYGGILL, from the coding sequence ATGTGGTCGCTGGCGAGTGTTTGCGAAGCTGATTTTGAGGAGTTACTCGCCATTCGCATTGCCGCGATGCGTGAAAGTCTGGAGCGTATCGGCCGCTATGATCCCGAGCGCGCGCGTCAACGTCTGCGCGCCAACTTTGCGCCTACCGCGAGCCAGAAAATCGTCGTCGCCAATCAAGTGGTCGGCTTTTACGCGTTGCGTGAAGAGGAGCGGGCCTATGCTCTGGATCATTTGTATCTGCTGCCGCAGTGGCAAGGGCAGGGCATCGGTAGTGCCGTGCTAACGTACATCCAGCAGCAATGTAGTAGTAGCAGTAAGTCCATCCGGCTGGGCGCACTGCGTGGCAGCGACTCGAATCGTTTTTATCTGCGGCATGGTTTTATCGCAGTTGCGGAGTCGGAGTGGGATATTGATTATGTCTATGGGGGTATATTGCTGTAG
- a CDS encoding TIGR00730 family Rossman fold protein, which produces MKAVTVFCGARMGAREIYREAAQTLGKEIAERGMTLVYGGGHVGLMGAVAEAALQAGGQVIGVIPEFMVERELGYGACTTLEVVDSMHTRKARMAELTDGFIAMPGGFGTFDELFEILTWAQIGLHAKPIGLLNVNDYFVPLRAMVAHAVNEGFVGERDAARLLMANDSTALLDILQGEPSQSAGEWWKT; this is translated from the coding sequence ATGAAAGCCGTAACCGTATTTTGTGGTGCCCGCATGGGTGCGCGTGAGATTTATCGTGAAGCCGCGCAAACCTTGGGCAAAGAAATCGCCGAGCGCGGGATGACTTTGGTGTATGGCGGTGGTCATGTGGGGCTGATGGGCGCGGTGGCCGAAGCGGCGCTGCAAGCCGGGGGTCAAGTGATCGGCGTGATTCCGGAGTTTATGGTTGAGCGCGAATTGGGTTATGGCGCGTGCACGACGTTGGAAGTCGTCGATTCAATGCATACACGCAAAGCTCGGATGGCTGAGTTGACTGATGGTTTTATCGCGATGCCTGGTGGTTTTGGTACATTTGATGAGCTATTTGAGATTTTAACCTGGGCGCAAATTGGTTTGCATGCCAAGCCGATTGGGCTCTTGAACGTGAATGATTATTTTGTGCCGCTGCGCGCCATGGTCGCACATGCGGTGAATGAAGGTTTTGTCGGCGAGCGCGATGCGGCGCGGCTGTTGATGGCCAATGACAGCACTGCATTGCTCGACATTTTGCAGGGCGAACCCAGCCAAAGCGCAGGTGAATGGTGGAAAACTTAG
- the pheA gene encoding prephenate dehydratase gives MSDKQLQLIQQHREAIDALDAQILQLINERAQHAHQIGVIKGSGVVYRPEREAQVLTRIKEINQGPLSGEAVARLFREIMSACLALEKPLTIAYLGPEGTFTQAAAIKHFGHAANTLPCASIDEVFRVVEAGSADYAVAPVENSTEGAVGRTLDLMVGSSLKICGEVVLRIHHHLLRATDSITGIERVYAHAQALAQCHEWLNQNLPAHVERISVSSNAEAARMASLDPTCAAIAGDAAAEKYVLNKLAQNIEDEPNNTTRFLVLGAQSSARSGKDKTSLVISAPNRAGALHAVAEPLARNGVSMTKFESRPSRTGLWEYVFFADVEAYIDDENMQTALAELQKVAAFVKVLGSYPQAVI, from the coding sequence ATGTCTGACAAACAATTGCAATTAATACAACAGCATCGCGAAGCCATTGATGCGCTCGACGCGCAAATTTTGCAGCTGATCAACGAGCGAGCCCAGCATGCGCATCAGATTGGTGTGATTAAAGGCAGTGGTGTGGTGTATCGCCCTGAGCGCGAAGCGCAAGTGCTGACGCGGATTAAAGAAATCAACCAAGGCCCGCTGTCGGGCGAAGCGGTGGCGCGCCTGTTCCGCGAAATCATGTCGGCGTGTCTGGCGCTGGAAAAACCGCTGACCATCGCGTATCTGGGGCCAGAGGGTACGTTCACGCAAGCTGCGGCGATCAAGCATTTTGGCCATGCGGCCAATACTTTGCCTTGTGCGTCGATTGATGAGGTGTTTCGTGTCGTTGAAGCGGGCAGTGCCGATTACGCCGTTGCTCCAGTTGAAAACTCAACTGAAGGCGCGGTAGGGCGCACTTTGGATTTGATGGTCGGCAGTTCGCTCAAAATCTGCGGCGAAGTGGTACTGCGCATTCACCATCATTTGCTGCGCGCGACTGACAGCATTACTGGCATCGAGCGTGTTTATGCTCACGCGCAAGCCTTGGCGCAATGTCACGAATGGCTTAATCAGAATTTGCCCGCGCACGTAGAGCGTATTTCGGTCTCAAGCAATGCCGAAGCAGCGCGGATGGCTAGCCTTGACCCAACATGCGCAGCGATTGCGGGTGATGCGGCGGCTGAAAAATACGTACTTAATAAGCTCGCGCAAAACATTGAGGACGAACCGAATAACACCACGCGTTTTCTGGTGTTGGGTGCGCAATCATCGGCGCGTTCAGGTAAAGATAAAACCTCACTGGTGATTTCGGCGCCTAATCGCGCGGGTGCATTGCATGCAGTTGCAGAACCGCTGGCGCGCAATGGCGTATCAATGACCAAATTCGAGTCGCGGCCAAGCCGGACCGGTCTGTGGGAGTATGTGTTCTTTGCCGATGTGGAAGCCTATATCGACGATGAAAATATGCAAACGGCGTTGGCGGAATTGCAAAAAGTGGCGGCGTTTGTGAAGGTACTCGGCTCCTATCCTCAAGCTGTCATCTAA
- a CDS encoding branched-chain amino acid ABC transporter substrate-binding protein, giving the protein MTIARYSLIAAAILAMTACGKQEPAATTEQASAAPAAAVDAAPAGDVIKIGHAAPLTGNIAHLGKDNENGVKMAIDEINEAGGVDIGGKKMKLEMVSEDDQADPKTATTVAQRFVDQKVAGVIGHLNSGTTIPASKIYSDAGIAQISPSATAVTYTAQGFKTAFRVMANDAQQGKVLGEYAVKLGAKKVAIIDDRTAYGQGLADEFEKAAKAAGAEVVRREFTTNQETDFNAILTTIKGSKPDLIFYGGMDAQAAPLKKQAKKLGINAKVMGGDGTQTPEFIKLAGSDAEGMISSSPGMPKDKMAGGQAFLDKFKAKFGTEVQLYAPYCYDAVKVMVAAMQKAGSSDPAKYIPELAKTDYQGATGAITFDEKGDIKNGAIALYTVKGGKWETLEVVGGVAPK; this is encoded by the coding sequence ATGACTATCGCTCGTTACAGCCTGATCGCTGCGGCCATTCTGGCCATGACTGCTTGTGGCAAACAAGAACCCGCTGCCACAACCGAACAAGCTAGTGCTGCGCCTGCCGCTGCGGTAGATGCGGCACCCGCTGGTGATGTAATTAAAATCGGCCACGCAGCTCCGCTGACTGGCAATATCGCCCACCTGGGTAAAGACAATGAAAATGGCGTAAAAATGGCCATCGACGAAATCAACGAAGCCGGTGGCGTTGATATCGGCGGCAAAAAAATGAAACTGGAAATGGTGTCGGAAGACGATCAAGCCGATCCGAAAACCGCTACTACGGTTGCACAGCGTTTTGTCGATCAGAAAGTGGCTGGCGTGATTGGTCACCTCAATTCTGGCACCACAATTCCAGCGTCTAAAATCTACTCTGATGCAGGCATCGCACAGATTTCTCCATCAGCCACTGCCGTAACGTACACTGCACAAGGCTTTAAAACTGCTTTCCGCGTGATGGCTAACGATGCGCAGCAAGGTAAAGTATTGGGCGAATATGCCGTGAAACTGGGCGCGAAAAAAGTCGCGATCATCGACGACCGTACCGCTTACGGCCAAGGCCTGGCGGATGAGTTTGAAAAAGCCGCTAAAGCCGCTGGCGCTGAAGTGGTTCGCCGCGAATTTACGACCAATCAGGAAACTGACTTTAACGCCATTCTGACCACCATCAAAGGCAGCAAGCCTGATCTGATTTTCTACGGCGGTATGGATGCACAAGCTGCACCGTTGAAAAAACAAGCCAAGAAACTGGGCATCAACGCCAAAGTGATGGGCGGTGACGGCACGCAAACGCCAGAATTTATCAAACTGGCGGGTAGCGACGCTGAAGGCATGATTTCTTCATCACCAGGCATGCCAAAAGACAAAATGGCCGGCGGTCAGGCTTTCCTGGATAAATTCAAAGCCAAATTTGGAACTGAAGTTCAGCTTTACGCACCCTATTGCTACGACGCAGTCAAAGTAATGGTCGCGGCAATGCAAAAAGCGGGCTCTTCTGACCCAGCCAAATACATCCCTGAACTGGCGAAAACCGACTACCAAGGCGCAACCGGCGCAATCACTTTCGATGAGAAAGGCGACATCAAAAACGGTGCCATCGCGCTTTACACAGTAAAAGGTGGCAAGTGGGAAACGCTGGAAGTGGTGGGCGGCGTAGCACCTAAATAA
- the serC gene encoding 3-phosphoserine/phosphohydroxythreonine transaminase: MTQVFNFSSGPAVLPPEVLRQVQAELLDWHGSGMSVMEMSHRGPEFGQILAEAEADLRTLLGIPANYKVLFLQGGAHLQFAMLPFNFAAAESTVDFVNTGHWSKVAIKEVSRYAKVNIAASSEDKNFSYVPDEATWQRSKDAAFLHYCSNETIGGVEFNFIPKSNGVPLICDMSSNILSRPVDVSQFGMIYAGAQKNMGPSGVAVSIVREDLLGKARSDTPTMLNYKTFADNGSMYNTPPSFGIYVAGLVYKHVLAQGGLAAMEAKNIEKANVLYAAIDASNGFYNCPTALADRSRMNIPFTLADSQLDAKFLAGAEERHLLQLKGHRSVGGMRASIYNAMPLAGCQALAAYMAEFAQQHG, from the coding sequence ATGACTCAAGTATTTAATTTTTCCTCTGGCCCTGCGGTATTGCCTCCCGAAGTTTTGCGCCAAGTGCAGGCTGAATTGCTCGATTGGCATGGCTCGGGCATGAGCGTGATGGAAATGAGCCATCGTGGCCCTGAGTTTGGTCAGATTCTGGCCGAGGCAGAAGCCGATTTACGTACTTTGCTGGGCATTCCTGCCAATTACAAAGTGCTATTCCTGCAAGGGGGGGCGCATCTGCAATTTGCCATGTTGCCGTTTAACTTTGCTGCGGCCGAGAGTACCGTTGATTTTGTGAATACCGGCCATTGGTCGAAAGTGGCGATCAAAGAAGTCAGCCGCTACGCCAAGGTCAATATCGCTGCGAGCAGTGAAGATAAAAACTTCAGCTATGTGCCCGACGAAGCAACTTGGCAACGTAGCAAAGACGCTGCATTTTTGCACTATTGCAGTAATGAAACCATCGGCGGCGTTGAATTTAATTTCATCCCCAAATCGAACGGTGTGCCGCTGATTTGCGATATGTCATCGAATATTTTGTCGCGCCCAGTCGATGTCAGCCAGTTCGGCATGATTTATGCCGGCGCACAAAAAAATATGGGCCCATCGGGTGTAGCGGTGAGTATTGTCCGCGAAGACTTGCTGGGCAAGGCGCGCAGCGACACACCCACGATGCTGAACTACAAAACCTTTGCGGATAACGGCTCGATGTACAACACGCCACCGTCGTTCGGTATTTATGTTGCTGGTCTGGTTTACAAGCATGTGTTGGCGCAAGGCGGCTTGGCGGCGATGGAAGCCAAAAATATCGAAAAAGCCAATGTGCTGTACGCTGCGATTGATGCATCGAACGGTTTTTATAACTGCCCAACGGCACTGGCCGATCGCTCGCGGATGAATATTCCATTTACTTTGGCTGATAGCCAACTGGATGCCAAATTCCTTGCTGGCGCGGAAGAGCGTCATTTATTGCAACTGAAAGGCCACCGCTCAGTCGGTGGGATGCGCGCTTCGATTTACAACGCGATGCCGCTGGCGGGCTGCCAGGCCTTGGCGGCGTATATGGCTGAGTTTGCACAACAACACGGCTGA
- a CDS encoding GNAT family N-acetyltransferase has product MVENLGLAVPGDAKRAAELIYQSDAPFYDYWFALPRELTLINLARLWHEPNGSYSYRNAQVLRNAQEEIIALVFHYPAGYGAQLQIDDSIELHTLALDLDILRTRQRDLDFLFPHVPNDAWYLRTIAVHEEHRSQGLGARMLSQVIFAARQAGFDQLHVDVDSGNPGAVQFYRRHGFEVLVESKVRTLTQFSLPASLRMVKSL; this is encoded by the coding sequence ATGGTGGAAAACTTAGGTTTAGCAGTACCTGGTGATGCCAAACGGGCGGCGGAGTTGATTTATCAATCCGACGCCCCTTTTTACGACTACTGGTTTGCACTGCCGCGCGAGCTGACGCTGATCAATCTGGCGCGGCTGTGGCACGAGCCGAATGGCAGTTACAGTTATCGCAATGCGCAGGTGTTACGCAATGCGCAGGAAGAGATTATTGCGCTGGTTTTTCATTACCCTGCCGGGTATGGTGCGCAACTGCAGATTGACGATAGCATAGAGCTACATACCCTGGCACTTGATCTGGATATATTGCGAACACGCCAACGTGATCTGGATTTTTTGTTCCCGCATGTGCCCAATGACGCCTGGTATTTGCGCACGATTGCCGTGCACGAAGAGCACCGCAGCCAAGGCCTCGGAGCGCGCATGCTCAGCCAGGTTATTTTTGCTGCGCGCCAAGCGGGGTTTGATCAACTGCACGTCGATGTCGATAGCGGCAATCCCGGCGCGGTGCAGTTTTATCGCCGCCATGGTTTTGAAGTGCTGGTTGAATCCAAAGTGCGCACCCTGACGCAATTCTCACTGCCTGCCAGCCTGCGGATGGTGAAGTCGCTGTAA
- a CDS encoding PaaI family thioesterase: protein MEQSTSELCSGISSCAMLEKALEQIPYAKLLGVQVREQDEQPLFFLPYAEKNIGNILLPAIHGGVIGGFLENAAVLHLMWARESAGIPRIVDFSIDYLRSARALDLYGRCEIVRQGKRVANVLMTAWQDDPAKPVAMARAHFLLA, encoded by the coding sequence ATGGAACAATCTACTTCTGAATTGTGCTCAGGTATATCGTCGTGTGCCATGCTGGAAAAGGCTTTGGAGCAAATACCCTACGCTAAATTGCTAGGCGTTCAGGTGCGCGAACAAGATGAACAGCCGCTGTTTTTCCTGCCATATGCCGAAAAAAATATCGGCAATATTCTATTGCCCGCCATTCATGGTGGCGTGATTGGTGGCTTTCTGGAAAACGCGGCCGTGCTGCACCTGATGTGGGCGCGCGAATCGGCTGGTATTCCGCGCATTGTTGATTTTTCGATTGATTATCTGCGCTCGGCCCGTGCGCTTGATTTGTACGGACGCTGCGAAATCGTGCGCCAAGGCAAGCGCGTTGCCAATGTGCTGATGACCGCCTGGCAAGATGATCCGGCCAAACCTGTGGCGATGGCGCGCGCGCATTTTTTACTCGCTTAA
- the hisC gene encoding histidinol-phosphate transaminase has protein sequence MSLASLAPEYIRAIAPYQPGKPVSELAREMNLDPAKIVKLASNENPLGMGPKARAAVERELAELARYPDGNGFDLKAKIAERFAVNLDQIVLGNGSNDILELIAHAFLKEGDSAVFSEYAFAVYPLATQAVGATNICVKAVDYGHDLDAMRAAICPDTKIVWIANPNNPTGTLARPGDLIEFLELCPKNVLVVLDEAYTEFLPREKRSDSIGWLKQFANLIVVRTFSKAYGLAGLRVGFALANPEVADILNRIRQPFNVNSLAQAAAVAALDDLEFLKQSVEVNAAGMKQITEVLQELGLSFIESYGNFVTFHCGDAAMLNQYMLERGVIVRPLAGYKMPNSLRVSIGLPEENARFIAVLREAMEG, from the coding sequence ATGTCACTTGCTTCACTGGCCCCTGAATACATTCGCGCCATTGCGCCTTATCAACCGGGAAAACCGGTTTCCGAGCTGGCGCGTGAAATGAATCTTGATCCAGCCAAAATCGTCAAACTGGCATCGAATGAAAACCCGCTCGGCATGGGGCCCAAAGCGCGTGCGGCGGTGGAGCGCGAACTGGCAGAATTGGCGCGTTACCCCGATGGGAACGGTTTCGATTTAAAAGCCAAAATCGCCGAGCGTTTCGCCGTTAATCTCGATCAAATCGTGCTGGGTAATGGCTCAAACGATATTCTGGAACTCATCGCCCATGCGTTTTTGAAAGAGGGCGATTCAGCGGTGTTTTCTGAATACGCCTTCGCCGTTTACCCGCTGGCCACGCAAGCCGTCGGTGCGACCAATATCTGTGTGAAAGCAGTCGATTACGGCCACGATCTGGACGCAATGCGCGCAGCGATTTGCCCTGATACCAAAATCGTCTGGATCGCCAACCCGAATAATCCCACCGGCACGCTGGCACGCCCCGGTGATCTGATCGAGTTTCTGGAGCTGTGCCCAAAAAATGTGCTGGTGGTGCTCGATGAAGCCTATACCGAGTTTCTGCCACGCGAAAAACGCAGCGATTCAATTGGCTGGTTGAAACAATTTGCCAACCTGATCGTCGTGCGCACGTTCAGCAAGGCTTATGGTCTGGCTGGCCTGCGCGTTGGCTTTGCACTCGCAAATCCGGAAGTGGCGGATATCTTAAATCGCATTCGCCAGCCGTTTAATGTCAACAGCCTTGCGCAAGCGGCCGCCGTGGCCGCGCTGGATGATCTGGAATTCTTGAAACAATCGGTTGAAGTGAACGCTGCTGGCATGAAGCAGATTACCGAGGTGCTGCAAGAGCTGGGTTTGAGCTTTATTGAGAGCTACGGCAATTTTGTGACCTTCCACTGCGGCGATGCAGCGATGCTCAATCAATATATGCTTGAACGCGGCGTGATTGTGCGCCCGCTGGCTGGCTACAAAATGCCAAACAGCCTACGGGTGTCGATTGGCTTGCCTGAAGAAAATGCACGCTTTATTGCAGTGCTGCGCGAGGCGATGGAGGGCTGA